TGTGAGTAGTCGCCCGTTCGGTATGCGTATTTGTCATCCATATCGTAAGGGATTCCGATTTCGGAGATCAGACACGGGAAATTTCCAATCTTGGCAAGACCCTCCTTTCGCAAGAACCGCAGCTGGTCACGCAGACAATTACGAATGGCAGACTCGCCGACTCGAAGACCCAGAACAATGGAAGGATACTTGCCTCGCAGAATACCGACTACATCGACGTTGTACAGCCGGTTCCACTTTTTGTTCATCAGCGTCAGGCCGTCGTAGTAATGCGGCGAGTACACGATTCGCTTATCGTTGAACTCGGGGTGGTTGACGAGATCCGGTGGCACTTGCATGACTGGGGCCTGCATGAGAACCAGCCAGTCCTTGTTGACCTGACGGATTGTCGCCAGGAAGGCGAGCCAGTATCCCAGAAAGTACTTATTGACCCACACTTCTTCATCAATCTTGGATCCAATGCCGTGGAACGAGTGGCCATCGTTGAAGTAGGTGGGTTTGAGCAGCTTGCCAGTCTTGGGCTCCCAGACGCCGTGCTGGGCCCAGATGCACATTCCAGGTAGCCATTCAGGTCCTCGAGTCCATCCGTAGATCTTGTCACACTCGGAGAAGTCCTTGAGCCATGCTAGAGTTCCCTTAGGCTCGATGACGACCGTGCCGTTCTTTGTGGCTCCAAAGGGTCCAAATTCATAGTTGTCCACCTCTACGGTCTCGCCCATTCCCATTCGCATGCATTCAAAGGCGGTGGGAGTGGGTCCAAGCCGCAGCTTTTGCGAATCGGGAATGGCGTGGATGTTCTCATAGCCAATCAGCCCGTGGTTGGGCTCGTTGACGGACTCCCAGCCAATGACCACGTTCTCCACCAGATGCTGGTCGACGGCAATGCGCTCGGCGAGGTGGCGTTTGGCAGCCAGAAACGACCCCTGCAGGTAGTCCTGGACGTTAACGCCGTTGATAATGCACTTGGGGGCAAAGTGGTTGCCTGCAAAGAAGAGTGTGAACATGACCTGGCACGCGAGCTTCTGGTAGTTGGTGCTCCAGATCATCTTAGGGAACTTGGATGGGTTGTCCCACAGGTTTTGGACCAGGGCAGAATGGGTGGTCATGCAGTGTCGGGGGTCTAAACCGGCAGCATACAGGGTCCAGAGGGGAGCGCCTGATCCGCCGGTGAAACGTGACCACACGTCCTGGTGCGGATCCATGAATGCAAACATACCGTGTTCTCCAATCTTTCGGAGCACGGCGATAGTGTAATCGATGAATTCTTCATCGTAGACTCCGGGGCCTTCGTGTTCTAGCGCCTCCCATGTGTAAATGTATCTGATGGTGTTGAATCCCCAGGCCTTGATTCGGGCAAAGTGTTCGTCTGCTTCTTCTAGGGGGAAAGGAGAGCCCACAAAAGAGACTGTTGTGTCGTAGAAGTCGTCTCCGGCCTTTTGTTGGGACGGTGTGAACGGTTTTGCAGGAAGCTTGGCGTCTGCTGCCACGTTGATTCCCCGCAGAATCACAGCTTTTCCGGACGGGTCGGTGAAGTTGCCCGTTTCATCGATGAGTAGTTGGAGACTCATGATTTAGATGTTGATTGATGTTGGAGCTAGGAAGTGTCTtggttgatgttgatgctAGGAAGTGGCCCAGTGAATGTCGTGATAGTGCGTCTAGTGGCGCGTCGAGTGGTGGTTCAAGTGATGTGGGTTCTGGTACGGGCCGTTGTGTAGGTAGCTGGCTTCTCGCCGTGGAATGTCTCAGACGCGTGATagagacaaggacaagagaCAGACAAGTTGAGGCTCGGGTTGAGCGAGATAAATCGCGCTGGCTTCTATTGGCGGGGTACGGGGTCTGTTTAGGCAGTGATCGGCATGGACGATGAAAAGCAACAATTCAAAAAGACAAAAGTCTGCTGTCTTCAAGAGCTACCCCACCCTTTTTCCCCACTGAAAGCTGTTCCCCCCGAACTTTGTATGAGTCGAGCGGCAGGGGTTTTCCTCGTGACAAATGGCGTTGAAGATAGGTGGGGTGGTGCAAAATTCGACTTTGAAGGGGTTTACAGGGTTGGAAATTTATTGACACGAAACTATGAGCACGTGATGGCTCATCTCGCGACTCTCCTCGAACGATTACTCATCAATAACCCCGGAAGACCCGTCAAAGTCGCAAATCTCGGACCTAAACCTCATACCCTATTCTGTCTCTTTCACATGACGTCATGCACCCCTAAAGTTTAACGTCACTGGGCACAAGCATGTTACCGCGCCTTACTGTGGGTTCCAAAGAAGTTCCAAACTTGATCCATCGTACTCGCCAATGCCCAAATACGTTATCGTGCCTGTGGCGTCGGTGGGATGCGGCAAGAGCACCGTTGGTAAGACTCTGGCGTCTGTGTGTGGCTTTGGACAGGTCCAAAACGACGACATCACCGGCACAAATCGACGTCCAAAGTTTCTCCAGGCcattctggagcagctggaaaGCCACCAGGTGGTCTATGCCGATCGAAACAACTCGTCGGTCAAGGAGCGCAAGGAGCTTGTAGACGGGTTGAGGAAGGAGCTGGGCAACGAGGTGGATATGGTCGGTCTGCAGTTTGTGCACAATCAACAGACGATTCCAGcgctcaagaagatcacACAGGAGCGGGTGTTTGCCCGTAAAGACCATCAAACCGTCTCCACCGCAACCCTGGCGCCCCAGAAGATTTACATGATTATGGGAGGGTTTATTAAACGACTCGAGCCATTCACAGACgcggaaaagaaggaaTACAAACTTATAGTGGACCTGCCGGTGGAGAAGGATAACACGGCTGACAACGTGCTCAggctgttggagaagattAAGGATAACTCAGCCACCGCTCCCATGCTTGAAGACCCCAAGTACACTGATCAGGAGGTCCGAGACACAGTCCAGAACCTCATTGTCAGTGAAACCAAGTCTGAAGAGGTGCTCcagaaggaaaaggaggagagagaaaagaaCAGAAAGCGCAAGCCTGCCGATAAAAGCAAAGGACCCCGGAAGAAACAGCCAAAGTTGACTTTCAACAAGggtgccaagaaggacttAGATAAGAGCTCCGGCGCTTAGAATAGATGTTGTGTATTGTATATAGATGTCGCATTTTGAGGTATGACCGATGTAATAGTACTGTTgtagcacttgtacaagtacttgtaattgtGATTTGCTCTTCATGGCCATTTCCAGATCGCTTGTCACACTACAATATGTCACCATACACATCCGAAACATAATGCATAACTGTCTCGTATAATTGAAACATGATATATTCAACAATTGTGGCGAACTTTTTTATAATAATATATCTTAATAGGGCACTACGAGTggttctacaagtacaagtacttgtcCGTGTAGTCTCCGATCTGTGACGGGACTCCAGACCAAGATTTCTGTAAGGATCACATCACTTGACTTACACCGTCCCAACAAAAGCAACTACAATACAGAATTTACTGAGACAAGAGCGTTGGGGCGATTGTCGtttctttctttttatGTATATTCACCCCATCGATCAGCTGGCCTGTCATGTGTCTCAAATGCATAGACGGACGGCAGAGACGAGGGTATGACATCATTGCTCCGAATCAACAGTATGCACTCGGACTGGATCTGTCTCATCACCCTTTTACTGTACAATCCAATCGACCTTGTTATTCCATTTGTGTCCTTTAATGCCTATCCTTCTCATTGTCACAGTGCTACTTGAACCCCTTCTCGAGCCGCAGACCctcgttctcctccttgagctccatcCATTGGACTCCCTGGCTCTCTCGCTTGACATTGTTCACCGTAGAGCTGATCACCAGAAGAGAAATAGCATCGTagcctcctgctccaggCACAACACCTCCAATGACTCCACTATAAGTGTTGCACTTGTTGAGCAATGCAGACTGCTCATCCGGCTCAATAGCAGCACCAGTCTCCCGtgtcatcttcttgagatGCTTTCGAATAGTGATAATGCATCGTGCTAGTTCTCCGAGAGGGTTCTGCAACATTATCATCTTTAGAGCGTTGAGAGGAGCAGCCTCGGCCAAAAGTTGTTCGTAGGCCTCGTTGTTAGTGAGAGAGAGCTTGCGCAGGTCGTTGAACAACTTGACCATGAGCATGTTGGCAGCGTTGAGATCTCTCCACACCATCTCGGCTTCTCGGGGCTTTGCTTTTCGCCATGCCATCACCTTGGCCACCATACCTGGAGTCTCAGATCCTCCCTGGACGTCTCCCATAAGCAGGCTGATTCCCGGCGGCAAGAAGGATGGTTCCAGAGTCACCTTCCACTTTTGATTAACGGTAGTTCTCAACAGAGCCCCGTATTCGGAGGTCCCTTCAGCTGCAATGACCATGTTCACGGACTCCGCCGGGAAACGTCTATAGACTAGAGAGCCACAAACGGCCGAAGCCACGTCAAATCCAGACCCAATCTTCTTCTGTGCCGAGCAGTGTGCAACCTGGGACAGGTTGTGAACGAGGTGGGTGTTATGCAAGGGATCAATGCCGTATGACTTGAGCAAAGCTGCCACAAGAACGGTGGTAAGAGCAGCGGAGCTACCGAGGCCCGTTTTAGGCACCTCGTGGATCGCCTTTTTGTGGTATGCAAACTGGCCTCTCTGCGTGCTGTCAATTTGCGAGTGGTACGCGTTGTCACTTTTGATGctgatgttgatgtggAGGTTTCGAGGAGGAACGTAATGCAGAACGGTGTTGACGGCCGCGTGAGCAAATGGGTTGTGTCCGATGGCCGTCAGCTGGCCGTTCGTGTAGTTGTAGGTCCATTCACCCTTGTCAAACTGCGGAGAGACGACATGgacagaggtggtggaggccTCGGAAGCCGAAACTGTCGCGTAAATACGCGCCGAGAGGCCCACGACGTATGCTGAATACGCCGGATCAATAACCAAATAACCGCCGCAAAGGAGGGCCTTTCCCGGAGCCGAATAGGTGGTCATTTCGTGTTTGAAGAGCCGGTCGAAGATCATGTTGTTTCGGGACACAAATATAAGCTATAGGGAGATTTACTTATGGGGTAGTTTAAATAAATTAAGGTTGGTGTTCCAGAGTTTGGATTTTTGACGAGTCGAATTTCGCTTACTAACGTTACAACATATCGTTACATTCGGTAAGGAACACTCACACCATATCACCACCTTCGGTATACAAAAATGAGCGAGGAAAAGTGTCCCGTCGACCATGAGAGCAGAAAGGTCTGGGCACGCAAGCTGGAGTCCAGTACGGAAAACGCCGCCTCCGGGACAGCTCAGCCCAAGGAGTGTCCTGTTGATCACACAAAGATGAAGAAGCCCGAAGTCGCTCAAACAGAAACCAAGGCTGCGGCGGAAGCCTGTCCTGTGGATCACGAGACTCGAGATGTCTGGGTCAAGCGTCAAAACGTGGCCTCCCACGGTTTAGCGGCTTCTGTAGATGTGGAGCCTTATGGAAACGCCGCCTTGAGCGAGCCCAACACCGGTCTGGATCAGCAACGAGAGATCTCGACCATCCCTCGAGCTGGCTCGGACTCTAACTGGGTGTATccttctcagcagcagttttTCAACGCCATGAAGCGCAAGCAGTGGGATCCCCAGGCCGAGGACATGCAGAGCATCGTTCCTATTCACAACGCCGTTAACGAGCGAGCATGGTACGAGATCCAGCGATGGGAGGGCCAAATGGCCGACAAGTGCGGTGGTCCTAAACTTGTGTCGTTCCAGGGCGACTCCAAGAAACTGACGCCCAAGGCCCGGTTCAACAACTGGTTTCTGGGCTATCAGAAGCCGTTTGACCGTCACGACTGGACCGTGGACCGATGTGGAACCAAGATCGACTACGTCATTGACTTTTACGAGGGCAAGCAGCTACCTGGCATGATTGGCATGCCTTCGTTCTACCTGGACGTGAGGCCCAAGGTGAACTCTCTGGAAGGTATTCGAATGCGAATTGCCAATATCTTTGGTTTCAAGTAGAACGCTCTCGAACGACAACTACTCACGTAACTTGTAATATGTACATAATATTAATACCTAAGGGGATCTATCATCAACTcgtagctacagtattgcTAGCAACCCACGATTGGTTACATAATCAGGTAGCTAATCACGCACATTCTTCAACCTTCTACAACACGTAATAGCGCTGCAATGTCATCAATTGAAGTGCCAGGGGGCCAAATAAACCATCGTCAGACGTACAATCTCATGGACTTTTATTCTATGTACATATTTCACATTTAGGGTCGGCCCATGAAGGATCCGCTGCTTCCAAGCTTCTGCATGTACTGTGTTAGCAGTGTCTTCCAATCCATAATTGCCATCCGCTCctctcatactcacctcTCCGACCTTGGTGTTGACGTCAAAGTACTTGGCGACACATCGGTCGAGACACAGACCCTCGTTGGCGTTGAGGTCGCCGGAAGAGTAGTCGGCCTTGATGCACTTCTCGTGGCAAGACTCAACCAGACGGTTGAACATGTCGGTGACCATGTCGAGCTCGGCCTCAGCGGcgagcagcttctggggGTTGCTAGGTCCGTTAGGGTTCTGGcctccgagtccaaggaaTGACATTTTGTGTGTAGTTGTTGTGGAGTTGATCTTGAAAAAAGGTCTGCGAAGTTTCGTCAGCAACTAAAATTTGCGAGGGTTAGGTGAGGTAAATGTAGTGTTATGAGAGGTAGGAAAATTGAAAACAGAGTTTGGGATAATTGGGGGTATTTTAAGAGAGGAGTTGAATATAATGAGGACAAGAAAATGTcgctcataacctgtaACAAACCCTTGATAGCACAGCCCACAACCCAAAAAACCGCAAGAAATTGCGGCccgatggtttagtggtatAATTCTCGCTTAGGGTGTCCTAGGCAATTTGCGAGAGGTCCCGGGTTCAATTCCCGGTTGGGCCCAAATTCTTCTTTCATCTCCcggtggccaagctggtttAAGGCGCGAGACTGTAATGGTATCATATTGTAATCTTGAGATCGGGCGTTCGACTCGCCCCCGGGAGATTCTTTTTGACCCTTGGCTGGGGTTATTGTTTTTGGCCTCCGAGACTTGGCCAGTGAGTTCTACAGTCTCAGCTTTCCTTTTCAGCTCACCATCTCAACCGTTTATATTGTCACATTCTGGCGATCTAAAATATATGCACCAGCCACGTGTGCCGTGCATATTCTTTCGCTTAGCTTTGTGGGGTTATTGTGGGTGATTAAGAGTGTATCTTGAGATGAGAGTAATTGGATGTTGTTTCTACAACTGAGACGATTCGATTAatactttttttctttctaTTTCCCATCATCCATCATCCCGTCAGGAAGGTGTTAAAAAAGATCGCTCAAAGCGCGCTCACTTAGAGTTGGCGATGACCGACAAAGGTGAAAAACTGGAGAGCAGATTTGAGGTCTTTGATGGGTTGTTTTGATCGATTTTTGGGGTGGAATACAAAAAGGAAGACCCATTCTCAATCCATACATGTTTATATCCTTGTAACTCGCCGAATACGACTTGTATCATCCCACTACGAAAGTAGACCCTGAAAAGTATATGAAGAGAGGGGGCACGAAGAGTGCATGAAGATGGTGTGGAATTGTAGCGTTGATAGAACGTAGTTAGATGGTACCGTGACATCAAAGTCCGTATAAGACCAACACTGACTCTTAACCTCTCTTAAAGGCTCACCAAAGCTCCTCTATGGCATAAAATCCCTCTCAAACGCTCAATACACCACCCTTGTAGCTTCCCCAGATAATTACAGCCACGTCATGTAAAACAAAGAGGGACCCTAACCACATGCACATGCAACTAAATAGTAACTAGGTTAGTAGGCgcgtacaagtaattaAGCATTTGGAAATCACACACGCGATTTCATCATTCTTCCtcacaacacacacatccaCACATACACGATGAAGCTGCCCAGCCTCGCCACAATTGCATGCCTAGTGCTCCCCGTGCTGGCCGACTATGGGCTGTCGGAAATGTACGAATTGTCGCTCCCCAACTCCATGGCATCCGATGACAGATTCAAGACGCATTTCTATGCCTCTGGATCTGCCGTTCTTACAAGCTCTGGGCCAGGCGGACGGTCTCAGATCGCGCTGACCGAGCTCGGCCGACCTAACCAGCGAGGAGCCGTTTCCGGCAACCAGCCCATCCCCTCCAAGGACTTCATCACTGAGGTATCTCTGGCTGTCTACGGACCCGTTCtccctggaggaggattcGGTATCTTCTTCACCCCCCAGCCCTACCAGAGCGGTCCCGTCTACGGCATGAAGGACAAGTGGAACGGGCTTGCTCTGATTCTGGACTCTGTAATCGGTAACGATGGAGAAGGCCATTTGCATGTCCATGACAACACTGGTGGAGACTACGCCGCGATGGACGCCTCCCAGGTTGAGAAGGACGCCCTGGCGCTGTGCAAGCTCAAGTACAGAAACACCGGAGCGCCTGTTAAAATTACAACCTATTACATCAAcggcaagctcaaggtCGAGATCAACGGTCACAAGTGCTTTGACGAGCGGCCTGTTGCTCTTCCCGACTCTCCCTACTTTTCCATCTCCGCTGCTTCCACCGAGGGACCCGACACTTTCGAGGTCTACTCTCTGAAAACTTACCGGGTCGACCCCAatggtgttggaggagctccCACCGAAAATACCCCTGTTgagcagaagcaggaggCTCCCCAggctcagcagcaacagcagcagcagcaacagcagcagcagcaacagcagactcagcagcagcctcctcagcagcagcttcaggaTGTTGCTACCTCGGAACACATTACTGAGcttgccaagaagctgattTCTGTGGAAGAAAAACTCGAGTCGTTCACGgacctcaagaagctgtccACTCTGTCAAATGACCTTGCCGTGCTCACCAACCGCATCGGAGTCATGGATCAGAAGCTGCGGGAAATGGAGGTCGAGGGCAAGGAGCACGTCCGGGAGCGAACCCAGGACACAAAGAACTACATTACCAACCACCTACAGGAAATCAAGTCGCAGTTGCACTCGCTGACTCAGACGTTCGACTCGCAGGTTAAGAACGAGCTGCGGTCGCAGTTCACTGACTTTTCGTCCGACAAGAAAAACCAGATCCCCTCTCTGTGGATCCCTCTCGTCGTCATTGTCGGCGCACAGTCGGctctcttcttcgtctATCTCAAGTCTCGAGGCAAATACGAAAAGTTGCTTTAGGGATGGAGACGGAGAGATTAAAAACACTGCCTTGTAAAGCTAGTAATGATTTTTGTTATTGTATCATCAGAAGAAAGTAGCGGCTATAAATTTAAATGTTACAAACGTACACACTGTGCGAGTGCAGTTTCCCCAAATCATCAACAACTCTACTACCGTATCAATACGAATTCTCGGTGTTATCCACACACttctgttgttgctgcatCCATTACCCCAACACTCCTCGTTGATATAAACATAGATTATTGTTAAATATTGTACACGTTAGACGTAGGTCTTTCTGTATCACACCTACTCCCTCTTTTCCTGGTCTCCCCTTTACATAAAGTTCTGGCCTCTCCAGCCCCCGCCGTTCACCTGGGGCTGGCCCTGAAACTGCTGTGGTGGCATGGGCATGCCTCCTGGCTGCGCCATGTGTCGTAGTTGCTGAGGAACCATCGGAGCCCCACCCATTCCTGTAGCGGCAATCTGACGCTGCTGATTCAACTGGTGGTCTAGAGGCAGCTGCTGCATCAGATGGTCAGGAATACCTTGACCAGGAACCATAGGCATTCCACCAGGTCCGGGCATGGCCCGCTTGAATCTGCTCTTGGGCGACTTGTCCTGCATGGCTCCCAGGGGCATACCAGGAACACCTGGCTGTCCCGGCCCTCCTGCTGTCACCTGGCCCTGTGCTGCGGCCTGCGCCCGCTGCTCCTGGGCGTACATCTGCTCTAGATACTCGTCCTTGCTGACTCCCATGGGCAGTTTTCGAATCTGCGGGGGTGGTTGTGACTGGGTGAGCTCCTCGGACACGTCCTGGAACGTCGGCTCAGCCTCATCGGGCGCCACAGACGAAGATCCTGAATGAGTGTCTAATGAAGTCGCGGCTGTAGAAGTCGACAGAATacctcctcggccacgTCGCTTCTTTGTGTTGACAATCACAGCCTCCTGCTCGACACTCTCTTGCTTTCGCTTCATCATCTGGGTCTGCGAAGTGGCATACACCTCGTTAGCGTCAAGCACCCCAAGATTGGGCTTCGAGGGCAGTTCCCCAGCGCTCTTAATCTGCCAGAAGTTCGTCCACATGTCTTTTCGGAATTTGCGCTGGCCGCCCAGGTACCGGTTATACTCCAGAGCTGAGTAAGACGCCTCGATTTCGGGGGCCTTGTAGTCGTGGAAAAAGTCGATCGACGCAATGTTGTATTTTGACGCCAGCGAGATATTACCTTGCTGGTAGTCCAGAGACCCTCGAATCGAGGTGCCGGGCATGTAGGTGGAGAGCAGGAGGTTTTTGAGATTTGCAGTTTCCACCTGggctgctgcagctgccGCATTGTTGATGGGTTGGTTGCTTGAGTCAGTGGCCAGTATGGCCGGAGCGGCAGGCACAACCGGGCCCGCACCACCCATCATCTGCTGCGATTGCTGTAGCTGCGCGTAGACGTGGGGGTGAACGTGAGCTGGGGTCTGCAGCGAGTTagcagcagaagctgcCGCTGAAGCGCCTGGAGGGGGTTGTCCAGCCATGGGATGCAGCGTGTTGGCTGTGTTGGGTGCACCAGGCATGCCTCCGGATGAAATACGGGGCATAGTAGACGACAACGAGGGGCGAGTCGCTGGCTGTGTGGGCACAGGTGTGGGTCCAGCAGGGGGCTTCTCTTTTCGTTTTTGGGCCTTGGGCAGGTTAGGAGGGTTGGGGGTGCCGTAGACCTCCTGGTTGTAGACGTGAGTGATCTGGCCCCGTCGGTCCATAATCACAGGGTCCGATTCAGTGAAGCCTTGCTCGATGGCAGCTGCCTCCCAGTAGTCATCTGTGACTCGCTTTCCGTCCACAATAGCACGTGCTCCAAACTGTCGGTAGATTGAACGAGCGGTAATGATTCCAATGACACGTGATCGGAACGAGTAGGGAAGGAGCCCCAGCGCAATcagagcctccttgtccttctggCTCGCAATCATCTTGTAAAGactcttgttcttgttgaacaATAAGTACGAGTCTCGAAagttgagctccttggcgCACTCGGTGGCCATCATAAACAGCTTCGATCCGCGTCCCGGCAGCTTGAACGTGTTCATCCGGAattctcggcctccttggggtcgtcCATCCAGGTCGATTTTCTTCTCGCCTTCGGGGTCAAACTCCGATACCACGAACTCGTCGCCCTCGGGAGTCAATTCCGAAAGGACCATCATGGCCGGCAATTGAAGGGTTTTTTCGAGCGCCATTGCAGATGTGCTCACTCGGCTGTGACGTAGTTAATGCGTGGACCTGAACGCGTGTttggtgttggtgatgatgagcGATTGAGGGTATGGGTGGGCTTAGTTGATTTAAAGTTTTGACAATTGACACGAGGAGCCCGACAAAATGTCCGCCAGGGAGACACTAAAGGGTTGCGGTATGTGAGGTTGGGAAGATATTGTTGGTGGACAAGAATAGTGCCCTTGAGCCGTATGCTATCCAAACACCTTTTCTTCTACTTCATTCGAAACACCAGGCAGTTTCAGCCAGCACACTCTACTCGGTCCTGAGTTTGCTTTGTGGAATGTCGTTGTGTGTTCGATTCCAGATTGTGTTGTAATTGCCGTTGGAGTGCTGCGGAATGAGTGATCAATGCGAACCCGTTTCCATATTGCTATTAAAATACGGACACAAATTGAAGTTCTCCGCTCCTATAAATGAGCCCACAAACTCAGACCATGTCCCTCAacatcaacctcaacacAGGTCCACTTCTACAGTAACATCATGGCTCGCCAATCTCGTATTTTTAGCACGTAAGCCGCACAACGGGTGATTGTGGCAGTGGTTTTTTGAGATTTCTTTGATAAAATAATTCACTTGGAGCCATTGTTAGCAGGAATTAGCACACCGTTATACATGACTGTCCTGTGTATAGCCTGCGGTGTTGAATGATGGGGAGGATAAGCCGTTTTTCGACAGACCGAGAAGGTTTCCTCTGCAGCATTTCTCAGCCTTCCATCTTCAACATGCCAGATACCGTGCTCGAAATTTTCGGACAGCCTCCCCTCAATATTTATACCCAAATATGTCTATGTTACAGCATGGATAAGGCACGTCGAAGCGAGATTGTGCACATTTTACAATCCGGTTTAGTCAGATTGACTGAATCCTTCCCATGGATAGCTGGTCAAGTGGTAAGAGACGATACCTCTGGCTTATTCAAAATCACCACGCTTGGGAAAACACCAAGACTGGTTGTGAAAGACGTCACTGATACAGCCCTCCCTATGGAACAACTCAAAAATGTTCAGTTTCCGTTTCGAATGATGCACGAAACTGATCTAGCACCTCGAAGTACGATTCCGGGACTGTTCAGTGAGTCAGAGCATAACCCtgtgtttcttcttcaagcCACTTATATTGATGGGGGTCTTCTTTTGACGTTTCTAGGTCATCATCAAGCCATCGATGGCACTGGACTAGCCCAGATCGTGTCTCTATTGTCAAAAGCATGCAATGGAGAGCCGTTtactgaggaggagaagataaTGGGGAACATGGAACGTGATAACATTGTGCCTCTGTTTTCTGAGATTGAAAGGTTGCGGTACGGAGACCTTTATGAGAAGCTCAAACATCAGATCGTGCCAAAGTACACTCCCACAACCAGCGAGAATCCACCAAGTTGTTCATGGAGATACTTCATCTTTTCAGGTGATTCTCTTTCCAAACTAAAACAACTTGCTTCTCAAAATCTGACAACAGGCATCCCATTCGTATCCACTGACGATAGTCTCACAGCCTTTGTCTGGCAAGCAGT
This genomic interval from Yarrowia lipolytica chromosome 1E, complete sequence contains the following:
- a CDS encoding uncharacterized protein (Compare to YALI0E06347g, similar to Saccharomyces cerevisiae EMP47 (YFL048C) and EMP46 (YLR080W); ancestral locus Anc_8.2, weakly similar to uniprot|Q7RXP6 Neurospora crassa NCU00162.1) gives rise to the protein MKLPSLATIACLVLPVLADYGLSEMYELSLPNSMASDDRFKTHFYASGSAVLTSSGPGGRSQIALTELGRPNQRGAVSGNQPIPSKDFITEVSLAVYGPVLPGGGFGIFFTPQPYQSGPVYGMKDKWNGLALILDSVIGNDGEGHLHVHDNTGGDYAAMDASQVEKDALALCKLKYRNTGAPVKITTYYINGKLKVEINGHKCFDERPVALPDSPYFSISAASTEGPDTFEVYSLKTYRVDPNGVGGAPTENTPVEQKQEAPQAQQQQQQQQQQQQQQQTQQQPPQQQLQDVATSEHITELAKKLISVEEKLESFTDLKKLSTLSNDLAVLTNRIGVMDQKLREMEVEGKEHVRERTQDTKNYITNHLQEIKSQLHSLTQTFDSQVKNELRSQFTDFSSDKKNQIPSLWIPLVVIVGAQSALFFVYLKSRGKYEKLL
- a CDS encoding uncharacterized protein (Compare to YALI0E06369g, similar to Saccharomyces cerevisiae SWP82 (YFL049W); ancestral locus Anc_8.1, some similarities with uniprot|O94522 Schizosaccharomyces pombe SPCC1281.05 Possible involvement in nuclear protein localisation), whose translation is MALEKTLQLPAMMVLSELTPEGDEFVVSEFDPEGEKKIDLDGRPQGGREFRMNTFKLPGRGSKLFMMATECAKELNFRDSYLLFNKNKSLYKMIASQKDKEALIALGLLPYSFRSRVIGIITARSIYRQFGARAIVDGKRVTDDYWEAAAIEQGFTESDPVIMDRRGQITHVYNQEVYGTPNPPNLPKAQKRKEKPPAGPTPVPTQPATRPSLSSTMPRISSGGMPGAPNTANTLHPMAGQPPPGASAAASAANSLQTPAHVHPHVYAQLQQSQQMMGGAGPVVPAAPAILATDSSNQPINNAAAAAAQVETANLKNLLLSTYMPGTSIRGSLDYQQGNISLASKYNIASIDFFHDYKAPEIEASYSALEYNRYLGGQRKFRKDMWTNFWQIKSAGELPSKPNLGVLDANEVYATSQTQMMKRKQESVEQEAVIVNTKKRRGRGGILSTSTAATSLDTHSGSSSVAPDEAEPTFQDVSEELTQSQPPPQIRKLPMGVSKDEYLEQMYAQEQRAQAAAQGQVTAGGPGQPGVPGMPLGAMQDKSPKSRFKRAMPGPGGMPMVPGQGIPDHLMQQLPLDHQLNQQRQIAATGMGGAPMVPQQLRHMAQPGGMPMPPQQFQGQPQVNGGGWRGQNFM
- a CDS encoding uncharacterized protein (Compare to YALI0E06391g, similar to uniprot|Q12226 Saccharomyces cerevisiae YLL063c AYT1, similar to Saccharomyces cerevisiae AYT1 (YLL063C)) — protein: MMGRISRFSTDREGFLCSISQPSIFNMPDTVLEIFGQPPLNIYTQICLCYSMDKARRSEIVHILQSGLVRLTESFPWIAGQVVRDDTSGLFKITTLGKTPRLVVKDVTDTALPMEQLKNVQFPFRMMHETDLAPRSTIPGLFSESEHNPVFLLQATYIDGGLLLTFLGHHQAIDGTGLAQIVSLLSKACNGEPFTEEEKIMGNMERDNIVPLFSEIERLRYGDLYEKLKHQIVPKYTPTTSENPPSCSWRYFIFSGDSLSKLKQLASQNLTTGIPFVSTDDSLTAFVWQAVSRARLQRLEKNTKTTIGRAINVRPCLGIRNTYPGMITNMAYSNNTLSELVDAPLGHVASNLRSKLDSEELKQNTRALATLINDNLGTPITSPTATMDMSSDIALSSWAQQNFYALDFGLGLGLPESVRRPEFTPVESLMYFLPKTKKGDVALAICLREEDMEALRKDGEMMKYATFIE